The stretch of DNA CACAGAGACCTTACTGTGCTctcgggtcaaaggtcgtgtTTTAAAGTAAAGCTTGCGGAGAGATGGGGACAGAAAACTGAAAGGTGGATCTCACCTTCTCGGAGCTGACGCTCAGCTTCATCTGGACGTGATCGTGGATTCCTCCGTTACTCTCTGGGAGCGGCGTGGACTCCCTgggcgtctcctcctcctcctcctgcacctcctcatccttctcctctcccccctcacccCGCTCGCTGTTCAGTCCATCGCCGCTTTCGTTGCCGTTtgcctcctccaccacaaccaccacctccaccgccgCTGcctgctccatctcctcctcctctcctactgcctcctccttttcctcctcctccacctccacctccgccTCGCCGTCGTCGAACGGTATCGGGAGACCGTCGGTGACGAACTCCGGCGCGCACTTCAGGTtgtgtttcttcagcagcagctccgtgtcCGGGTCCAGCACGACGAGCTCCAGCCGTCCCGGGGTGGCTCGTATCCGGGACACGACCTGCTGGTGGCTCTCGTTCTCCACGTCCGCCCCGTTCACGAACACCAGGCGGTCCCCGGCGCGCAGCCCCGAGGTTTCCGCCGGGCTGTCGGGCTCCACCAACCGGATGAACTGCCCAGTCTTCCCCCTCTCGCCGTGGAGGTGGAAGCCGTACCCGTTGTCGCCCTTCTCCAGCGTGCACAGCCGCGGGCGAAGACACTGGCTTTTGCTCGGCATGGTCGCCTGAAAGTGCGCTGCAACCTGTTGCTGGTTCTGGAGTGGAAGCGACTCAAGGACCTCCCCGGGATGctgtagaggaagaggaggaggaggtggtagtTTGGAGGAGTGGTACTCCTTGAGAGAAAAATCCAGCCCCCCGCCCTCTCGGGAAGATTAATCCGACACAAAGGTTCCAGCTGAAGCCTGCGAGCGCGTGGAGAGAGGAGCCAGACTGGTGCCGGCGCAGAGCTCGGGCGCGCACCGAGCAGAGGAGgctcaggaaggaggaggcgcgtagagaggagtggaggagcaaACACAGGCCGAGGCTGTGCAGGAAGCCTCTGCGCACGTAATTCACCACAGAAGTCGCATTTATTTCCCTAAACAATGAAGCATAGACAGTCGAGAAAGAAATGCAGAGCAATATTTGAGGATGGGAACCAATATGTTGcgcaccccccccaaacatttCCTCAGATCACCTTGCTATAGATTTATTATCTTGATTAACAAGAGACCTAAAAGTGAGAAGAAACATATGGGGGTTTACAGACTTTGAAATGAACCACATCCGTGAAAAGAGCccaaaatctttaaaaagacaaagttcGACCAGCAGGAGAGGACACGGTGTGGGCTCTAATATCCTCTAAATTCCCCCCAGCCGTTAAAACGAGTTAAAACAGCGAAGAGTCGGCGTCCCCAACTGTGCTGAACCAGTGGGACTGGTGAGACGCTGATGGGAGGACTGGTCTGTGCTGAACAGTAAAGATGGTGGCTGCTGCCACACTGTGGCCGATCGACCACACCACATCCTCCACTCAGCCCACACGTCCATGTACTGGACTGCTATTGTTATGAGGGCTTTCTTAGGCGTAATAAATTACTCATTGCTCTACCCTAACCAccccctaacctcaaccctaaccccagcctagTTACAATTATGATTTAACCCGAGACGGAGCTAAAATGCCACCAGTTCCCATAAATGTCCCCACTTTAGAATGCATATtgtggtactcaatatgtagcaagtacaacacgcacacgcacacgcacgcacacacacgcacacacacacacacacacacacacacacacacacacacacacacaccacacacacacacacagacacacagacaaatgGACTCCAAAAAACCTAGCACCACATACATTACAAAATAGACTTTTATATAGATCATATGATAACAAAGCACTGTCTCGTGGCACTTTGTGATCCCCAAGAGGGGCGAACGTGACGCTGAGAGAGTTGGACAGGCAGACATTCATGATGAACAATGTACAAAGAAATGAGTTATACAGAGCGGTGAACAAATACAGCTCCAATACAATCTGGACGACAACATCCATTATTAAAGAGGGGGGCGCGGGGGccggtgtggggggggggggggggggggtgttccgTGTCTCTGTGAGTGCATGCCAAAAGTGAGAAACTGTGGGAAAGCATGGAAATCTCTTTATTGTAGGTCACATGGTTGAATGTAAAGCAGATTAACGTTCCATTGGCCCTGAATTCAATGTACAGACATAAAAGCAGAACATTGGCTTTATTCTGTCTGACAGCTGTACAGAAGTGTGGCTACAGCCTGACCGGATCATcagaaaaacatacatttaatgaagcaaaatgggaagaaaaaaaacaaacccaatgTCCACATCCACTGTAACAGCAATTGTTCATAGAAAACTGGATTATTGGGAGTCAGACCTGCAAACTCCAGAGGGGACGATGACGGAGGCGATAGTGAGCAAGTGATGGAGCAAAAATGCAAACAACAtaaactcattaaaaacaagccCAGTACTGGTCGGCCTGGATTAAGAGAAATTGTACACTAAACCTTGAATGTGCTCTACATACTATCACACACAGAAGATTCTTCATCACATACAACACTGTAAAGGACAGATAATTAGCTGCGTTTCCAGTTTAGGGCCACGATAAGATCCACACAGCCCTACAAAGACCAAGGCAGACGCCTCTAGCTCAGAATTAATTACACTATGTATAGGTAAATGTTGGGAGAGCATTGAAAAGATTCTCAGCATTTTCTGACAACAGGATAGGCCACTAGGGGGATATTTTTTGGGTCATTTTTAACCACACTTTCCTGCTGGCTTCAGCTCTCTGGGGTCGCGTGATTTCGTTAGCGTTAGCCTGCCTAGTAAGCAATGTTGAAGGTCAACTTTAATTTCTCGGAGTGGCTGAAAACTCAACTACCTGCCGCTAAATGTCCGTTTTAAAGGACATTTAGAGCCGAAATGGGCCCCTGGAACTTTAAACATATACTGATCAACACTGGACAGAGCTTTTCAGAGTTCCCTCCAAGTCTTTTGATACAACTCTCACAACAAGAACCACAATGTGACACAAACGAGACTTAAATTTCACAGTTCGGATCAAGGGGCAGCGGCCAGATTCAGGTAAAAGCCCATGAAGGAGGCAGAGATGTCCACTTCTCAGTTTGGGGCATCAAGATTGGCTTTTTTTTCTAGTAAGACAGGACGTCTATAcgtctcctcccttcctctctcctcccctcgcgCTCCCCCTCTGTGGTTACTTGAGGCCACAGCAGGCAGTCTTCTGCCTCTGAGACTCAATGTAGTCGTGTATCTGGAACTTGGGCTCGTTTGGTTGCTGTGTCGTTCTGTGCTTCAGCTCCCtggtggagacagagagagacaggaagtaacAGCAGATGCGGGAGGAGGTGGGTGTGTGGGATGCAGCACAGACTGGGCGAGCGAGCTCGacaaaatgagagagagagggagaaaactgCAAAGAATCGTCTCCGGGATTTCATCAGAATGCCTCCGGCTTGAGTCGTTTAGTCTACTTGCGCTTAAAAACCCATCAGATGAAGACAAAGCATCTCCAAAATGATATTCCTCCACCCCTCTGTGGACCCGCTGCGCAAACAGTCAGCTTTTAGATAAAAATAACACCTTCTCTCACGTTCCCTGCCAGCCGGCGTGCGGGACGTGCGCGTGCAGCAGTCAGAAACAGACGTCGGCTGCGGCATCAGTGTTTGAGACCACCAGGGAGTCTTGAACACGCGCGATCCAATTACGACAAGTCAAgaggaacaaacaacaaattaGCTAAAAACCGTTAGAGTGTATTGGCTGCAAGTGCATCAGAACCGGTGCAGCTGTATGCATGGAGTCCAACATAATGCCTTCAAAAGGAGCACCAACGCCATAAGGACATGTTTGTTCTCTCCTTTCAGCACACATCCTCCTTCGCTCTCACTCTTGTTCATCGTTCTGAAGTCACTTTCCCTCTAATTTGAAGAGCACTGCGCCacgtcacctcccacctgtcGCGTCTCGCCAGTGCGCGTCTCTGAAATGCCAACAAAACCGCTCTGAGGCAGACGCACAGCCCGATGTGGATGGACATCGTGACAGGCTCGTCTCTTTAAACCCGAGCGCGGCGCCTGCGGCCCTCGGGGGGCCCTCACCTGTTATATTCATCTGTTTATAAAGACCCGCGTGTCGTGCGGCGCGGTGTCAGGCGAGCGATGGGAAATGGAAACGCTTTGGACGAGCCGTGTTTTTAAAACGCGCTCTGTGACCAGAATAAAATGAACGCTCGTGCCATTTTGGATCATTTGAGAACCAGAAAAACCAGAAGACTGAAAGAGCATGTTGAGAATGCACTATTATTGAATTAAGTCTTACTTTGCTATGGCAAGAAAGGCCAGCTCCACATTGACTCCCGTCTTTGCGCTCGTCTCCATAAACGGAACGCCATATTCCTGCAAAAGAAGCACGTTAGAGGAGCAAACGGAATACGAGCTGAGCTTCTGGATCACCCTGAGCCGTCCTGTGGTACCTTTGCcagcttctctccctcctccgtctTCACGGCCCTCTCTGCAGCCATGTCAGactgtcacacagcagagagagagagagagagagagagaggtaaaCAAAGGTGAGGGGTCGCAGATTAATGAGCGGCGGAGATGCCAGCCTCACGGGGGCCTGTGAAGCCAGAGACTAATGAAACGTCAGAGGTTTGGCCCTCCGGCCAAAGCACCGCGCGGCCCCCGGACCTGCGCTGCCAGATCTGAGCTGCTGCCAGATGTCACCCCTGACCCCCGGGCGAGGCTGAGTCCTCTCTGGGCCACCAGAGGGAGCCTATGGACATATGAGGAGCGACCGCTGTGGTTCTTTTCGTCCCTGCCAGCGGGTTTGTGGGGGGTTCATGTGATGGAAGCTTGGAGGGAGACATAAATAAGTTTTGTGGCCCGGCGGGTCATTACCATCCAATAATGTCGGGTCACAAATAAACAGTCTGGCTCTATTTccctgcgcgtgtgtgtgttggtgggggtgTTCTGTTCAAGTGTGCACATTTGGAACTGTATCAACAAAGCTGCACAtgcaccccccaaaaaaatgattGTTGGAATTATGGCTTCATTCATATGCTGCACAGTCGGCTTTTATGCTCTGGCGGCTGTCTGAGTGTGATAAGAGCGTCTTAAAACTGCGCTGAGGGACCGTTATCCTCGTCATCTTTTTATGTAATGCAAAAAAGGGAAGCTTTGCTCACCTTGTTGCCGAGCAACATGATGACCACTTCCTTCTGGGCATACTCGTGTATTTCAGTCAGCCAGGCCTTAAAAGTGGAAAAGAAACCTTCAGTCAGTGTATCAGAGGGATGGCAGAGCAGtccataaaaaacacacaaataccaCCGATTAAAGGCGGcgttctctgcttcctcctgagcTACGTGTGAGCGGCGCCCCTCCAATCAATCACGGCGGGGCTGGCTCGTTCTTATCCGGcacttttattgcttttcatTACTGAAAGGCTCGGCGACTACGTAGCGGAGCGAATGATAACGTTATGTCATTTCCAAAGGGGGCTGTGGGGCACTGTCGGAGGGGGCCGCGTGCACGCCGGCAGGCGGAATGAAGCGTTCAGCTTGAGAGACTTTGGGAGGCgaaaatgaagagaaagggaGGCTTACCCTGATATTGTCGAAGGACGTCTTGCTGGTGACATCGTACAGCAAAagtagagctgcagcaggagagagaggagcgtgTTGGGTGCACCTTTGCTGGCGTCCACACAAAGTTttatgcaacacacacacacacacacacacatcacgacacctacacacactttctaGGTACACATCTACAGCCTGGCTAGTGCCTTACCCCCACTGttcgcacccacacacacacaaagagcatGAGGAAGTAAATGAAAAAAGTGAAAGGTTACCCTGCGCATCTCTGTAGTAGGCGTGTGTTACGCTGCGGAATCTCTCTTGGCCGGCTGTATCCCAGATCTGTGGATCAAACCGTATAATCACGCAGTGGCTAAAACGGGGAAACTCACAAACCTGAGCCATCCTCGCCAACCATTGACTCGAGCGGCAAACACAGAAACGCACCATTAAGCTGTTAAAACGCAGCAACTGGTTTGACTGCAGGGACAAAGACTGGGGTTATTTTTACCCTACTGTCTGTTGAGAACTACAATGAAAGCTAATTAACGATTCTAAAGGAGACTGTACCAACAACTGCAGGGAGTGGACGGTTGGAACAACAGTGAATGGTATGCTAACACGTGCAGCTTCAGCCATGGGAGGAACCTCCTTGCAGTCGTCCTCAACAGCCAGTGAGCTTAGATGAGGTGACCCTAGCTCGTCCTGCAGCGAGCAGCAGGTGCACCGAGCGCTGATAATAACAACAgtctgaacaggaagtcagggaAACACTCACATAGCCTCTTCAATGTCATTTAGATTCACTGATgtctacacatctatacatcaAAGCTAAGCTCTAATATGACCTAATCATAACATAAAGCACATTCACAATAAAGCTTTTGTACCATAGACTAGTTTTAGGCACTTTTCAACATAAATACAACCTCTATGAATAATGTCTTTGCAGTTTCTAATTACCCATTGTTAGCCAAGTTCGGTTTTAATCTCTATAAGGAAATCAAGATCCCCCCTCAGTTATTCCAGACTTGCTCAGGAAAAAAAGTAAATACTTCCTGAACCATCTCTAACAAAAGTGTTACTAGGTTGCATGATTTGCATCTGTGAAAAAGATTGCTTTCACTGGTTTAAAATACTGGGTCCATCTGTTCAACCAGTCAGCCATAAACTCTAAACCTGCTTCTGAGCTCCCCCCCCGCCTACATTAGGGTTGATCACAGCATTTTGTCTTGTGTGTCGCCCatgcaaagaaaaggaagctAAAGATTTACTCGAGTTAGCAGAGGAATCTAAGTAGCGCCTCCCACTCGGCTTGGAATGATCAGGGTATGATGGCAGTTGCTTTACGTTAACGGGATTTTGCTGCTGCATTAACTCCAGGAGCCATACGGCAGAAACATCGACTGGGCGAATTAGCAACGCCAACACACTCCATAATGTCATCGGCTCGGATTGCGTCTGGCTCTGAAGCTGCCGGGATGAGGTGATTTACGGCATCATGCGACGAGCCGGCGTCCTCACCTGGAGTTTGACTTTCAGGTTGTCCACGTCCACAACTTTGTTctgcagaaaaggagaaaagcttCATGAGCCTGACAATCCACCATATGCTTCAGTTGCTGGAATCCTCTGAATAATGaccatcacagcagcaaaacaaagcTCAGAGACTCAGCATGTGGCTAAAGAAGTAAGAACGTCTTTGAATGCTGGCAGGAAAAGCAATTTATAACGCCCACACAACAAGGTCCTGGGATTAGACTTAATTACACAACAGTGAGAAGGAGGCTGGCAGCATAACAGCCAACTTCCCCGTTCATTTCCTGCGGCCCTGCAAGGGGCGCccctttatttcctccacaGACAAAATAGGCCAAATCCTGACTAAAACAGCTGAGTCGTGACGTGTTATTTTCACCTAAATGCATGCAGGTGTGGAAACATGCAACGCAGCTAAACGGACAGAGCCTCACCGATGCGTCTGAAGGCCTAAAATAACGGGAGGTTCATTAGTGGCCAATGCAGCTCAACCTAAATGGACCAGTTGTTCATTCAGCAGCTTAATTATTGACAGGAATCTAAGAAAGGGGTTAAATGTTAAGAGCTCTGAATAAAATGGACGTCCCAAGACTGAAAGTAAATCAAACGATTTGCCCTGGATCACTTTTGCCCCGGATCACTTTTGCCCCGCTTCAAAACATGCTGCTTTAGGGTGCATCTGTTGCTCAACCTATTTAAAAACAAGCCAGGCCGCAGCTACATTTCACACGTAAAGAACCAAAACCGCAGAACGCGATGGAAAGGCAGAGAGCTTGAGGAAGTGCGGCCAGCAAATGATCTGCAGCACTTCC from Takifugu flavidus isolate HTHZ2018 chromosome 18, ASM371156v2, whole genome shotgun sequence encodes:
- the nherf1b gene encoding Na(+)/H(+) exchange regulatory cofactor NHE-RF1 produces the protein MPSKSQCLRPRLCTLEKGDNGYGFHLHGERGKTGQFIRLVEPDSPAETSGLRAGDRLVFVNGADVENESHQQVVSRIRATPGRLELVVLDPDTELLLKKHNLKCAPEFVTDGLPIPFDDGEAEVEVEEEEKEEAVGEEEEMEQAAAVEVVVVVEEANGNESGDGLNSERGEGGEEKDEEVQEEEEETPRESTPLPESNGGIHDHVQMKLSVSSEKEVCPELRPRLCAIQRGSNGYGFNLHSERARPGQYIRAVDENSPAESAGLQPRDRIVEVNGVSVEGKTHSEVVAAIKVGGNVARLLVVDPETDEFFKRCGVTPTSDHLNGPLPEPVLNGEMEEKVNGRGATEPERNSKLSVSPSPSNASSNTSLGTPPANTPPEGLVPDTIPALNMSLQQVKELARQKRSNKRAPPMDWTKKNELFSNL
- the LOC130515418 gene encoding ras-related protein Rab-37-like isoform X1; translation: MSARKTSLTDKQTKNGTSKYVLERCASVNEYYDIVFKVMLLGDSSVGKTCLLVRFKDGAFLGGNFIATVGIDFRNKVVDVDNLKVKLQIWDTAGQERFRSVTHAYYRDAQALLLLYDVTSKTSFDNIRAWLTEIHEYAQKEVVIMLLGNKSDMAAERAVKTEEGEKLAKEYGVPFMETSAKTGVNVELAFLAIAKELKHRTTQQPNEPKFQIHDYIESQRQKTACCGLK
- the LOC130515418 gene encoding ras-related protein Rab-37-like isoform X3; amino-acid sequence: MLLGDSSVGKTCLLVRFKDGAFLGGNFIATVGIDFRNKVVDVDNLKVKLQIWDTAGQERFRSVTHAYYRDAQALLLLYDVTSKTSFDNIRAWLTEIHEYAQKEVVIMLLGNKSDMAAERAVKTEEGEKLAKEYGVPFMETSAKTGVNVELAFLAIAKELKHRTTQQPNEPKFQIHDYIESQRQKTACCGLK
- the LOC130515418 gene encoding ras-related protein Rab-37-like isoform X2; the encoded protein is MSARKTSLTDKQTKNGTSKYVLERCASVNEYYDIVFKNKVVDVDNLKVKLQIWDTAGQERFRSVTHAYYRDAQALLLLYDVTSKTSFDNIRAWLTEIHEYAQKEVVIMLLGNKSDMAAERAVKTEEGEKLAKEYGVPFMETSAKTGVNVELAFLAIAKELKHRTTQQPNEPKFQIHDYIESQRQKTACCGLK